The following proteins are co-located in the Nocardia bhagyanarayanae genome:
- a CDS encoding dolichyl-phosphate-mannose--protein mannosyltransferase, translating to MTQVTSRATVPGAVPTWSSPAPLRPSPDFGPTDTLRGWLVTAFLTAIAAVTRFTMLNYPTDAGTPVFDEKHYAPQAWQMLTGGGVEDNPGYGLVVHPPVGKQMIAIGEFLFGYNGWGWRFTAALAGTVLVLLVIRITRRLARSTLIGAIAGILMIADGLLFVSSRIGMLDIFMALFITAAFGCLVLDRDDVRARMARVDLEGRVGATPWGPRLGVRWWRFGAGVLLGLACGTKWSGIYFIAAFGILSVCFDVAARRAYGVRKPWLGTALRDVGPALYALVLIPLGVYLATYWAWFVSETGVYRYAVGNQVGSDGPWSFLPDALRSLWFYSGESLHFHEGLTNSAGNHHPWESKPWTWPMGLRPMLYYYADTNVTGCGQAQCVKAVMLIGTPAIWWIALPVVGWLLWRSVVRRDWRYAAVLTGYGAALLPWFLTLDRQMYYFYAVPLAPFLMMGVALALGDVMGPARSTPLPRSPLGTFLPEVPNERHSLGLLAVCLYLGLVVANFIWLWPILTALPITPASWHDHLWLPSWR from the coding sequence GTGACCCAGGTGACCTCCCGCGCGACCGTACCCGGGGCCGTGCCCACCTGGTCGAGCCCCGCGCCGCTTCGGCCGTCGCCCGATTTCGGGCCCACCGACACCCTGCGCGGCTGGCTGGTCACGGCCTTTCTGACCGCGATCGCGGCGGTGACTCGGTTCACCATGCTGAACTATCCGACCGACGCGGGCACCCCCGTCTTCGACGAGAAGCACTACGCGCCGCAGGCCTGGCAGATGCTGACCGGCGGCGGCGTGGAGGACAATCCCGGCTACGGGCTCGTGGTGCATCCGCCGGTCGGCAAGCAGATGATCGCCATCGGCGAGTTCCTGTTCGGCTACAACGGCTGGGGCTGGCGGTTCACCGCCGCGCTCGCCGGAACCGTGCTGGTTTTGCTCGTCATTCGAATCACGCGCAGGCTCGCTCGATCGACGCTGATCGGCGCGATCGCCGGCATCCTGATGATCGCCGACGGGCTGCTCTTCGTCTCCTCCCGCATCGGCATGCTCGACATCTTCATGGCGCTGTTCATCACCGCTGCCTTCGGCTGCCTGGTGCTGGACCGGGACGACGTGCGGGCCAGAATGGCGCGGGTCGACCTCGAAGGACGCGTCGGCGCGACGCCGTGGGGTCCGCGACTAGGGGTGCGCTGGTGGCGTTTCGGCGCGGGCGTGCTGCTCGGCCTCGCGTGCGGCACCAAGTGGTCCGGCATCTATTTCATCGCCGCGTTCGGCATCCTGAGCGTCTGCTTCGACGTGGCGGCGCGCCGCGCGTACGGGGTGCGCAAGCCCTGGCTTGGGACGGCGCTGCGCGACGTGGGTCCCGCGCTCTACGCGCTGGTGCTGATCCCGCTCGGCGTCTATCTGGCCACCTACTGGGCCTGGTTCGTGAGCGAGACCGGCGTGTACCGGTACGCGGTCGGCAATCAGGTGGGGTCGGACGGTCCGTGGTCGTTCCTGCCCGACGCGTTGCGCTCGCTGTGGTTCTACAGCGGCGAATCGCTGCACTTCCACGAAGGACTGACGAACTCCGCGGGCAACCACCACCCGTGGGAATCCAAGCCGTGGACGTGGCCGATGGGTCTGCGGCCGATGCTGTACTACTACGCCGACACCAACGTCACCGGCTGCGGACAGGCGCAGTGCGTGAAGGCCGTGATGCTGATCGGCACCCCGGCGATCTGGTGGATCGCCCTTCCGGTGGTCGGCTGGCTGTTGTGGCGCAGTGTCGTCCGGCGTGACTGGCGCTACGCGGCGGTGCTGACCGGCTACGGCGCGGCGCTACTGCCCTGGTTCCTGACCCTGGACCGGCAGATGTACTACTTCTACGCGGTGCCGCTCGCGCCCTTCTTGATGATGGGCGTCGCGCTCGCGCTCGGCGACGTCATGGGACCGGCACGCTCGACGCCGCTACCGCGCAGCCCGCTGGGCACCTTCCTTCCCGAGGTGCCCAACGAGCGGCACAGTCTCGGGCTGCTCGCGGTCTGCCTGTATCTGGGCTTGGTGGTCGCGAACTTCATCTGGCTGTGGCCGATCCTGACCGCGCTGCCGATCACGCCGGCCAGCTGGCACGACCATCTCTGGCTGCCCAGCTGGCGTTAG
- a CDS encoding GntR family transcriptional regulator encodes MLTVTISHDSPVPPYEQLRLAVIAQVRSGELTAGTKIPTVRALAAQLNLAPNTVARAYRELEADGVLETRGRQGSFIASSGDPTRDAAGRAATAYVSAIRRLGLDDETALRYVKSALEY; translated from the coding sequence ATGTTGACCGTGACGATCAGCCACGATTCGCCCGTCCCGCCGTACGAGCAGCTGCGGCTGGCGGTCATCGCGCAGGTGCGCTCCGGCGAACTGACCGCAGGCACGAAGATTCCCACCGTGCGGGCGTTGGCCGCCCAGCTGAACCTGGCGCCCAACACCGTCGCGCGCGCCTACCGCGAACTGGAGGCCGACGGCGTGCTGGAGACCAGGGGCAGGCAGGGTTCGTTCATCGCGTCCTCCGGCGACCCGACCCGCGACGCCGCCGGACGCGCCGCGACAGCGTACGTGTCGGCCATCCGACGACTCGGCCTGGACGACGAAACCGCGCTCCGCTACGTCAAATCCGCGCTCGAGTACTGA
- the arcA gene encoding arginine deiminase, with amino-acid sequence MGADAVPVDDEKDRRGGRPDRADEPRYGVTSEVGALRTVLLHRPGAELRRLTPRNNDQLLFDGIPWVERAQQEHDTFADVLRDRGVEVLLLADLLAETISASGAARIQGISAAVDARRLGHVLADELAAYLRGVPAEELAEILMAGMTFDELPFGPDAASLVRRMHHGHDFVIDPLPNLLFTRDSSFWVGPRVAITSLALPARIRETSLTDLIYAFHPRFLGVRRAYESHTAPIEGGDVLLLASGVVAVGVGERTTPAGAEALARSLFDDGLAHTVLVIPIAQTRATMHLDTVCTMVDTDAVVMYPAVRDELRAFTIHREDDYVSHEGGGGVTMRGPDPFLPAAAEAMGIGKLRVIDTGLDGVTAEREQWDDGNNTLAVAPGVVIAYERNEMTNARLLDAGIEVLPIPGSELGSGRGGPRCLSCPLARDDV; translated from the coding sequence ATGGGAGCAGACGCTGTGCCCGTCGACGATGAAAAGGACCGGCGCGGGGGCAGGCCCGACCGCGCCGACGAACCACGCTACGGAGTTACTTCCGAGGTGGGCGCCCTGCGCACGGTGTTGCTACACCGGCCGGGCGCCGAACTGCGCAGGCTCACCCCGCGCAACAACGATCAGTTGCTCTTCGACGGCATCCCCTGGGTGGAGCGGGCGCAACAGGAACACGACACCTTCGCCGACGTGTTGCGCGACCGCGGCGTCGAGGTGCTGCTGCTGGCGGATCTGCTCGCCGAGACGATCTCGGCCAGCGGCGCGGCGCGAATCCAGGGCATCTCGGCCGCCGTCGACGCGCGCAGGCTCGGCCACGTGCTCGCCGACGAGCTGGCCGCCTACCTGCGCGGTGTGCCCGCCGAGGAGCTGGCCGAGATCCTGATGGCGGGCATGACCTTCGACGAACTGCCGTTCGGGCCCGACGCGGCCTCGCTGGTACGGCGGATGCACCACGGGCACGATTTCGTCATCGACCCGCTGCCCAACCTGTTGTTCACCAGGGACTCCTCGTTCTGGGTCGGTCCGCGCGTGGCGATCACCTCGCTCGCCCTGCCCGCCCGGATCCGCGAGACCTCGCTGACCGATCTCATCTACGCCTTCCACCCGCGCTTCCTCGGGGTGCGGCGGGCCTACGAATCGCACACCGCGCCGATCGAAGGCGGCGACGTGCTGCTGCTCGCTTCCGGCGTGGTCGCCGTCGGCGTCGGCGAACGGACCACGCCCGCCGGGGCGGAAGCGTTGGCGCGCAGCCTGTTCGACGACGGACTCGCGCACACCGTGCTCGTCATCCCGATCGCCCAGACGCGGGCGACCATGCACCTGGACACGGTGTGCACCATGGTCGACACCGATGCCGTGGTGATGTACCCGGCGGTGCGAGACGAGCTGCGCGCGTTCACGATTCACCGCGAGGACGACTACGTGAGCCACGAGGGCGGCGGCGGGGTGACGATGCGCGGCCCCGATCCGTTCCTGCCCGCGGCGGCCGAGGCGATGGGCATCGGCAAGCTGCGGGTGATCGACACCGGACTCGACGGCGTCACCGCCGAGCGCGAACAGTGGGACGACGGCAACAACACCCTCGCCGTAGCCCCCGGCGTCGTGATCGCCTACGAGCGCAACGAGATGACCAACGCGCGGCTGCTGGACGCGGGTATCGAGGTGCTGCCGATTCCCGGCTCGGAGCTCGGTTCCGGGCGCGGCGGCCCACGGTGTCTGTCCTGTCCGCTGGCCAGGGACGACGTGTGA
- the soxR gene encoding redox-sensitive transcriptional activator SoxR: protein MSTADWRAKELTPGQLSERSGVAVSALHFYEREGLISSRRTSGNQRRYNRETLRRVAFIRISQRVGIPLSEIREALDKLPESRTPTRRDWETLSTAWREDLDDRISQLIRLRDNLTGCIGCGCLSLGSCKLVNERDRLGEEGPGARVLDTHLNCPTKPAAC, encoded by the coding sequence ATGTCGACAGCCGATTGGCGAGCAAAGGAACTGACCCCCGGGCAGCTGTCCGAGCGTAGCGGAGTGGCCGTGTCCGCGCTGCATTTCTACGAACGCGAAGGGCTCATCTCGAGCCGCCGCACCAGCGGGAATCAGCGCAGATACAACCGCGAGACGCTGCGCAGGGTCGCGTTCATCCGTATCTCGCAACGGGTCGGCATACCGCTCAGCGAGATCCGTGAGGCGCTGGACAAACTGCCCGAGAGCCGCACCCCGACCCGGCGCGACTGGGAGACCCTGTCCACCGCGTGGCGGGAGGATCTCGACGACCGCATCAGTCAGCTGATCCGGCTGCGCGACAACCTCACCGGCTGCATCGGCTGCGGCTGCCTCTCGCTCGGCAGCTGCAAACTCGTCAACGAGCGCGACCGGCTCGGCGAGGAAGGTCCCGGCGCCAGGGTGCTCGACACGCACCTCAACTGCCCGACGAAGCCAGCAGCCTGTTGA
- a CDS encoding SDR family oxidoreductase, whose amino-acid sequence MGSEVRRVGRGRRKTVRGAKVLVTGAASGIGKATAIAAAEQGAELVLTDINAEGLTATVEEIRRAGGTVLDSRPFDITDYDAVAAFAADVHDNHGSMDVVMNVAGTSAWGTVENLEHRHWRRMVDINLMGPIHVIESFVPAMVRAGRGGALVNVSSAAGLLALPWHAAYSAGKFGIRGVSEVLRFDLEPHGISVHLVAPGAVNTPLVHTVELVGVDKEDPRVRRLTKAFTKHAVAPERVAAAILRGVERDRFLIYSSFDIRFGYWWARKFAFPYEFVIRRASAQFNRLLASSGS is encoded by the coding sequence ATGGGATCGGAAGTGCGCAGAGTGGGGCGAGGACGCCGCAAGACGGTACGCGGCGCGAAGGTCTTGGTGACGGGCGCGGCGAGCGGTATCGGCAAGGCGACCGCGATCGCGGCCGCCGAGCAGGGCGCCGAGCTGGTACTCACCGACATCAATGCCGAGGGACTGACCGCCACGGTCGAGGAGATCCGGCGGGCGGGCGGGACCGTGCTCGACTCGCGGCCCTTCGACATCACCGACTACGACGCCGTGGCCGCCTTCGCCGCGGACGTGCACGACAACCACGGCAGCATGGACGTGGTGATGAACGTGGCGGGCACCTCGGCGTGGGGCACCGTGGAGAATCTCGAGCATCGGCACTGGCGGCGCATGGTGGACATCAACCTGATGGGGCCGATCCACGTCATCGAGAGCTTCGTGCCCGCCATGGTGCGCGCGGGCCGCGGCGGCGCGCTGGTGAACGTGTCCTCGGCGGCCGGGCTGCTCGCGCTGCCCTGGCACGCCGCCTACAGCGCGGGCAAGTTCGGTATCCGCGGCGTCTCCGAGGTGCTGCGCTTCGACCTCGAACCGCACGGCATCTCGGTGCACCTGGTGGCGCCGGGCGCGGTGAACACTCCGCTCGTGCACACCGTCGAACTGGTCGGGGTGGACAAAGAGGATCCCCGGGTGCGCAGGCTGACCAAGGCGTTCACCAAGCACGCCGTGGCGCCCGAGCGGGTGGCCGCGGCGATCCTGCGCGGTGTCGAACGCGATCGGTTCCTGATCTACAGCTCGTTCGACATCCGCTTCGGCTATTGGTGGGCGCGCAAGTTCGCGTTCCCGTACGAGTTCGTGATCCGCCGGGCCAGCGCTCAGTTCAACAGGCTGCTGGCTTCGTCGGGCAGTTGA
- a CDS encoding isocitrate lyase/PEP mutase family protein — protein sequence MTTLESKAKELLALHRPGDPVVLPTVWDAWSANLAVAAGFSALTLGSHPVADSVGRSDNEGMTFTELLTRVRQITGAVDVPISVDIEAGYGLEPAQLIEGLLDAGAVGLNIEDTVHSEGGRLRGDQEHADFVHGLREFADAAGVHVVVNARTDLFIKQVGDESDRLDRAIARLTLAAAAGADVLYPVGRHSDADMRRLTSELPRPVNAIGLPDKSDRAELAAQGVARISFGPYLQFALAAEANRLLERWK from the coding sequence ATGACCACTCTGGAAAGCAAGGCCAAAGAACTGCTCGCGCTGCACCGTCCTGGCGACCCGGTCGTCCTGCCCACCGTGTGGGACGCGTGGTCGGCGAATCTCGCTGTCGCCGCGGGCTTTTCGGCTCTCACGCTGGGCAGTCACCCGGTCGCGGACTCGGTCGGGCGCAGCGACAACGAGGGCATGACCTTCACCGAACTGCTCACCAGGGTCCGCCAGATCACCGGCGCGGTCGACGTGCCGATCTCCGTCGACATCGAGGCCGGATACGGCCTCGAGCCCGCCCAGCTGATCGAGGGACTGCTCGACGCGGGCGCGGTCGGCCTGAACATCGAGGACACCGTGCACAGCGAGGGCGGACGCCTGCGCGGCGACCAGGAGCATGCCGACTTCGTGCACGGGCTGCGCGAATTCGCCGATGCCGCCGGGGTGCACGTCGTGGTCAACGCCCGCACCGACCTGTTCATCAAGCAGGTCGGCGACGAGTCCGATCGCCTGGACCGCGCCATCGCCCGGCTGACGCTGGCCGCCGCCGCGGGCGCCGACGTGCTGTACCCGGTCGGTCGGCACTCCGACGCCGATATGCGCCGTCTGACTTCGGAACTGCCGCGGCCCGTCAACGCGATCGGCCTGCCGGACAAGTCGGATCGCGCGGAACTCGCCGCGCAGGGCGTGGCCAGGATCAGTTTCGGCCCTTACCTCCAGTTCGCGCTGGCGGCCGAGGCCAACCGGCTGCTCGAGCGCTGGAAGTGA
- the metG gene encoding methionine--tRNA ligase, whose protein sequence is MSDGKHAHYSRHTMSAAERPAFYITTAIAYPNGAPHIGHAYEYISADAIARFKRLDGYDVFFMTGTDEHGQKMQQAAAAEGIPVEELAARNSDVFEQLDKTLDVSYDRFIRTTDADHQAASIAIWERMLANGDIYLDNYSGWYSVRDEAFYTEEETTLLDDGSRVSTETKTPVEWTEESNYFFRLSKYQDRLLALYEEHPEFIAPATRRNEIVSYVKAGLKDLSISRTTFDWGVPVPGHPDHVMYVWVDALTNYITGVGFPDTESAAFQKFWPADVHIIGKDITRFHTVYWPAFLMSAGVELPKRVFVHGFLYNKGEKMSKSVGNVVDPLELVDEYGVDAVRFFLLREISYGQDGSYSHDAIVGRINSDLANEFGNLVQRSLTMVNKNCDAAVPTPGEFTAEDRELLDRANGLLERCRAEFDAQQMHLALEAIWLTLGETNKYFSAQAPWALRKSGTEEDLARMATVLYVTLEVVRIVAILVQPVLPGSSAKILDLLAQQGRTFADIATPLTPGVALPAPEPVYPRYLDKKD, encoded by the coding sequence GTGAGCGACGGAAAGCACGCGCATTACAGTAGACACACCATGAGCGCAGCTGAACGCCCCGCCTTCTACATCACGACGGCCATCGCCTACCCGAACGGTGCGCCGCACATCGGGCATGCCTACGAGTACATCTCGGCGGACGCCATCGCCCGATTCAAGCGACTCGACGGCTACGACGTGTTCTTCATGACCGGCACCGACGAGCACGGCCAGAAGATGCAGCAGGCCGCGGCCGCCGAGGGCATTCCGGTGGAAGAGCTCGCGGCGCGCAACTCCGACGTCTTCGAGCAGCTCGACAAGACGCTCGACGTCTCCTACGACCGGTTCATCCGCACCACCGACGCCGACCACCAGGCCGCGAGCATCGCGATCTGGGAGCGGATGCTCGCCAACGGCGACATCTACCTGGACAACTACTCGGGCTGGTACTCGGTGCGCGACGAAGCGTTCTACACCGAGGAGGAGACGACGCTGCTCGACGACGGCAGCCGCGTCTCCACCGAGACCAAGACGCCGGTGGAGTGGACCGAGGAGTCCAACTACTTCTTCCGGCTGTCGAAGTACCAGGACCGGCTGCTCGCGCTCTACGAGGAGCATCCCGAATTCATCGCGCCCGCAACGCGGCGCAACGAGATCGTGAGCTACGTGAAGGCGGGTCTGAAGGATCTGTCCATCTCGCGCACCACGTTCGACTGGGGCGTGCCGGTGCCCGGCCACCCCGACCACGTGATGTACGTCTGGGTGGACGCGCTCACCAACTACATCACCGGCGTCGGCTTCCCGGACACCGAATCGGCTGCCTTCCAGAAGTTCTGGCCCGCCGACGTGCACATCATCGGCAAGGACATCACCCGCTTCCACACGGTGTACTGGCCGGCGTTCCTGATGTCGGCGGGGGTGGAGCTGCCGAAACGCGTTTTCGTGCACGGCTTCCTGTACAACAAGGGCGAGAAGATGTCGAAGTCGGTCGGCAACGTCGTCGACCCGCTCGAGCTCGTCGACGAATACGGCGTCGACGCGGTGCGCTTCTTCCTGCTGCGCGAGATCTCCTACGGTCAGGACGGCAGCTACAGCCACGACGCCATCGTCGGCCGGATCAACAGCGACCTGGCCAACGAGTTCGGCAACCTCGTGCAGCGCAGCCTGACGATGGTGAACAAGAACTGCGACGCGGCCGTGCCGACGCCGGGCGAGTTCACCGCGGAGGACCGCGAACTGCTCGACCGCGCGAACGGACTGCTGGAACGCTGCCGCGCCGAATTCGACGCCCAGCAAATGCATCTGGCGCTCGAGGCGATCTGGCTCACGCTCGGCGAGACCAACAAGTACTTCTCGGCCCAGGCGCCGTGGGCGCTGCGCAAGTCGGGCACCGAGGAGGACCTCGCCCGCATGGCGACGGTGCTGTACGTGACGCTCGAGGTCGTCCGCATCGTCGCGATCCTGGTGCAGCCGGTGCTGCCCGGTTCGTCGGCCAAGATCCTCGACCTGCTCGCGCAGCAGGGCCGCACCTTCGCCGACATCGCGACCCCGCTCACGCCCGGTGTCGCGCTGCCCGCGCCGGAACCGGTGTACCCGCGCTACCTGGATAAGAAGGACTGA
- a CDS encoding TatD family hydrolase → MNGKRPAADLPEPLAPLVDAHTHLDACGATDAETTAAIVDRAESVGVGKVVTVADDLAAAQWAVRAAHWDPRVYAAVALHPTRANALDDAAKAELERLAVDPRVVAVGETGLDYYWPGKLDGCADIETQVEGFRWHIELAKRVRKPLMIHNREADHDLLTVLLDEGAPPTVIFHCFSSDANMALSCVAEGYVLSFSGTVSFKNAHELREAAKVVPDEQILVETDAPYLTPHPFRGAPNESYCLPYTVRALAELREQDPRELAEITTANARRVYGI, encoded by the coding sequence ATGAACGGCAAGCGTCCCGCTGCCGATCTGCCCGAACCGCTCGCGCCGTTGGTGGACGCGCACACCCATCTGGACGCCTGCGGCGCCACCGACGCCGAGACCACCGCCGCCATCGTGGATCGTGCCGAGTCGGTCGGCGTCGGCAAGGTCGTCACGGTCGCCGACGACCTCGCCGCCGCGCAGTGGGCGGTGCGGGCCGCGCACTGGGATCCGCGCGTCTACGCCGCGGTCGCGCTGCACCCCACCAGGGCCAACGCGCTGGACGACGCCGCCAAGGCCGAGTTGGAGCGGCTGGCGGTCGACCCCAGGGTCGTCGCCGTCGGCGAGACGGGTCTGGACTACTACTGGCCGGGCAAGCTCGACGGCTGCGCCGACATCGAGACCCAGGTCGAGGGTTTCCGCTGGCACATCGAGCTGGCCAAGCGGGTGCGCAAGCCGCTGATGATTCACAATCGCGAGGCCGATCACGACCTGCTGACCGTCCTGCTGGACGAGGGCGCGCCGCCGACGGTGATCTTCCACTGCTTCTCCTCGGACGCCAACATGGCGCTGTCCTGCGTCGCCGAGGGCTATGTGCTGAGTTTCTCCGGAACGGTCAGCTTCAAGAACGCCCATGAGCTGCGCGAGGCGGCCAAGGTGGTGCCGGACGAGCAGATTCTGGTGGAGACCGACGCGCCGTACCTGACGCCGCACCCGTTCCGTGGCGCGCCGAACGAGTCGTACTGCCTGCCCTACACGGTGCGCGCGCTCGCCGAACTGCGCGAGCAGGATCCGCGCGAACTGGCCGAGATCACCACCGCGAACGCCCGGCGCGTCTACGGAATCTGA
- a CDS encoding resuscitation-promoting factor, with protein sequence MSPITRINQSRSPLLYAAVAALLLTLIVGASLAIVNRKTVTVVVDGERSILSTMSRNVDGVLRAAGFDLTDRDLVRPGRGSAVTDGATIVLNRARQVALTVDGKAETVWTTGLTAGEALAQLNLPTDTYVWPARDERLPLDGAALRVSSPRSVSLLDGIGNPVDVRLAAPTVGEFLAVAGIPLIEQDSVEPAPSTPLTDGLRIVVTRKRVEHHTETLPLDPPENVIEDPELNMSRTVVESPGVPGVHDVTFAVTRVNGEEVERKAVESVVSVPAQPKTVRKGTKPGTEVPPVRDGQIWDALARCESNGNWAINTGNGYYGGIQFDQSTWERQGGLRYAPRADLATREEQIAIAEVTRARQGWGAWPACTSRLGLG encoded by the coding sequence ATGTCCCCCATCACGAGGATCAATCAGTCCCGATCGCCGCTGCTGTACGCGGCCGTCGCGGCGCTGCTGCTGACGCTGATCGTCGGCGCCTCGCTCGCGATCGTGAACCGCAAGACGGTGACGGTCGTAGTGGACGGCGAGCGGTCCATTCTGAGCACCATGTCCCGCAACGTCGACGGCGTACTGCGGGCCGCCGGGTTCGACCTGACCGATCGTGATCTGGTCCGCCCCGGCCGCGGCTCGGCCGTGACCGACGGCGCGACGATCGTGCTGAACCGGGCGCGCCAGGTGGCGCTGACCGTGGACGGCAAGGCCGAGACAGTGTGGACCACCGGCCTCACCGCCGGCGAGGCGCTCGCCCAGCTGAACCTCCCCACCGACACCTATGTCTGGCCCGCGCGCGACGAGCGGCTGCCGCTGGACGGCGCTGCGCTGCGGGTCTCCAGCCCGCGTTCGGTGTCGCTGCTCGACGGCATCGGCAATCCGGTCGACGTGCGGCTCGCCGCGCCGACCGTCGGCGAATTCCTCGCCGTGGCGGGCATTCCGCTGATCGAGCAGGACAGCGTCGAGCCCGCGCCGAGCACTCCGCTGACCGACGGCCTGCGAATCGTGGTGACCCGCAAGCGGGTCGAGCATCACACCGAGACGCTGCCGCTGGACCCGCCGGAGAACGTCATCGAAGACCCGGAACTGAACATGAGCCGCACCGTCGTGGAGAGCCCCGGCGTGCCGGGCGTGCACGACGTGACTTTCGCGGTGACGAGGGTCAACGGCGAGGAAGTCGAGCGCAAGGCGGTCGAGTCGGTGGTCTCCGTGCCCGCTCAGCCCAAGACCGTGCGCAAGGGGACCAAGCCGGGCACCGAGGTGCCGCCGGTGCGCGACGGCCAGATCTGGGACGCGCTCGCGCGCTGCGAATCCAACGGCAACTGGGCGATCAACACCGGCAACGGCTACTACGGCGGCATCCAGTTCGACCAGAGCACCTGGGAGCGGCAGGGCGGCCTGCGCTACGCGCCGCGCGCCGACCTGGCCACCCGCGAGGAGCAGATCGCCATCGCCGAGGTGACCAGGGCCCGGCAGGGCTGGGGCGCTTGGCCCGCGTGCACGAGCAGGCTCGGGCTCGGCTGA
- the rsmA gene encoding 16S rRNA (adenine(1518)-N(6)/adenine(1519)-N(6))-dimethyltransferase RsmA, whose product MSDADVSARGSAALLGPAEVRVLAERFGVRPTKQLGQNFVHDANTVRRIVAAARVGRADTVLEVGPGLGSLTLALLDVVDSVIAVEIDPVLAEHLPVTVADRAPDLADRLRVLRADALRVAAADLPVAPTALVANLPYNVAVPVLLHLLAELPSITTSLVMVQAEVADRLAAEPGNRVYGVPSVKAGFFGKVSRAGAVGTQVFWPVPRVESGLVRVQRFAEPPWPMDDEHRRRVFEVVDAAFAQRRKTLRAALSGWAGSPAEAERRLVAAGIEPTARGETLDTAAFVRLAAQG is encoded by the coding sequence GTGTCCGATGCCGATGTTTCCGCCAGGGGGAGTGCCGCGCTGCTCGGACCCGCCGAGGTGCGGGTCCTCGCCGAGCGGTTCGGCGTGCGGCCGACCAAGCAGCTCGGGCAGAACTTCGTACACGACGCCAACACCGTGCGCCGGATCGTCGCGGCGGCGCGGGTCGGCCGTGCCGACACCGTGCTCGAGGTGGGGCCGGGTCTCGGCTCGCTGACGCTCGCCCTGCTGGACGTGGTGGACTCGGTGATCGCGGTCGAGATCGACCCGGTGCTCGCCGAGCACCTTCCGGTGACGGTCGCCGACCGGGCGCCGGACCTGGCCGACCGGCTGCGCGTGCTGCGTGCCGACGCGCTGCGGGTCGCCGCCGCCGACCTGCCCGTCGCCCCGACCGCGCTGGTCGCCAACCTGCCGTACAACGTCGCGGTGCCGGTGCTCCTCCACCTGCTCGCCGAATTGCCCAGCATCACAACGTCTTTGGTGATGGTGCAGGCCGAGGTCGCCGACCGTCTCGCCGCCGAGCCCGGCAATCGCGTCTACGGCGTGCCCAGCGTGAAGGCCGGATTCTTCGGCAAGGTGAGCCGCGCGGGCGCGGTGGGCACGCAGGTGTTCTGGCCGGTGCCGCGCGTGGAATCGGGCCTGGTGCGCGTGCAGCGCTTCGCCGAGCCCCCGTGGCCCATGGACGACGAACACCGCCGCCGCGTCTTCGAGGTCGTCGACGCCGCCTTCGCCCAGCGCCGAAAGACGTTGCGCGCCGCGCTCTCCGGCTGGGCGGGATCCCCCGCCGAGGCCGAGCGTCGGCTGGTCGCGGCGGGGATCGAGCCGACCGCGCGCGGGGAGACCCTGGACACCGCGGCCTTCGTCCGGCTCGCCGCGCAGGGCTAG
- a CDS encoding heavy-metal-associated domain-containing protein → MATTTYTVKGMTCGHCVSSVKTEIGKIDGVTSVDVDLATGAVRVDSAAPLAEADVVAAVDEAGYEVAV, encoded by the coding sequence ATGGCTACCACCACTTACACCGTCAAGGGCATGACCTGCGGGCACTGCGTGAGCTCGGTCAAGACGGAGATCGGCAAGATCGACGGCGTCACCAGCGTCGACGTCGACCTGGCGACCGGTGCGGTTCGAGTGGACAGCGCCGCGCCGCTCGCCGAAGCCGACGTGGTCGCCGCCGTCGACGAGGCGGGGTACGAGGTAGCCGTGTGA